The proteins below come from a single Desulfovibrio litoralis DSM 11393 genomic window:
- a CDS encoding phosphate ABC transporter substrate-binding protein, translated as MKNILVSCLTLLSIVFSSTAFASSNEVKINGSTTVLPVIQKAGEVFMKNNPSVTVSISGGGSGNGIKALNEKLCDIAMSSRDIKSTEIEDAKKRGVTPTRFAVAWDAIVPIVHPSNPVKSVSIEQLRDIYSGRITNWKDLGGVDGKIVVTSRDTSSGTYESWAELVMHKEKVSPAALLQASSGAVVTSITKNKRAIGYVGFGYLNKNIKALTVNDVEASASSVLEKKWPISRELYLFTDGEPKDSVKAFIDFMFDPQKGQKIVKEVGFIPVK; from the coding sequence ATGAAAAACATACTCGTTTCATGTTTAACTTTACTTTCTATTGTTTTTTCTTCTACCGCATTCGCCAGTTCTAATGAAGTAAAAATAAATGGTTCTACAACTGTATTACCTGTTATTCAAAAAGCCGGTGAAGTTTTTATGAAAAACAACCCATCTGTTACCGTGTCAATCTCTGGTGGCGGATCAGGTAACGGAATAAAAGCTTTAAATGAAAAGCTTTGTGATATTGCTATGTCTTCTCGTGATATAAAAAGTACAGAGATTGAAGACGCTAAAAAAAGAGGCGTTACCCCTACTCGTTTCGCCGTTGCCTGGGACGCTATTGTACCAATCGTACACCCTAGCAACCCCGTGAAAAGCGTTAGCATTGAACAGTTAAGAGACATTTATTCAGGTAGAATTACTAACTGGAAAGACCTCGGTGGAGTTGACGGAAAAATAGTTGTTACTTCTCGTGATACCTCATCAGGCACTTATGAAAGCTGGGCAGAACTTGTAATGCACAAAGAAAAAGTGTCTCCGGCTGCGTTATTACAAGCTTCAAGCGGTGCTGTTGTAACAAGTATTACTAAAAACAAGCGTGCGATTGGTTATGTTGGTTTTGGTTATTTAAACAAAAATATCAAAGCGTTAACAGTTAATGATGTAGAAGCATCTGCTTCATCTGTATTAGAAAAAAAATGGCCTATTTCTCGTGAACTTTACCTCTTTACTGATGGCGAACCTAAAGATAGCGTAAAAGCTTTTATTGACTTTATGTTTGACCCACAAAAAGGACAAAAAATCGTTAAAGAAGTTGGCTTTATTCCTGTTAAATAA
- a CDS encoding sigma-54-dependent transcriptional regulator: MKESSPTLPHILIIDDEKNYLLVLEAMLSDAGYQVTALNDPETALAFIEDSEIDIILTDMKMPKITGRDILLFVKKNFSHIPVLVMTAFGSIESAVELMKEGAFDYITKPFSNDELMVSVKNAVALSTAQRRYQLLHDNLEERYSLHHIIGKSRAMQNVMDLVSRAAPSRSTVLITGESGTGKELVARAIHFASSRKDGPFIAVNCMALNSGVLESELFGHEKGSFTGAVALRRGRFELGHGGTLFLDEIGELSLELQVKLLRVLQERKFERVGGTEEIEVDIRIVAATNLDLLKEVENGTFREDLYYRLNVVQIHLPPLRERREDIPLLVKYFIDKYSQENVSLVKTFTAAALDALTAYDWPGNIRQLENVIERCLVMASSEVVDVSDLPSELSDEEAKLKNVIDLLPVELDLAATLDLLEAALIRRALVRADFVQARAAEILGTSRSNFQHKLKKYGITGH; this comes from the coding sequence ATGAAAGAAAGTTCCCCAACCTTGCCTCATATTCTTATTATTGATGACGAAAAAAATTATTTGCTTGTTCTTGAAGCGATGTTGTCTGATGCCGGTTATCAGGTTACAGCTTTAAACGACCCCGAAACGGCTTTGGCTTTTATAGAAGATTCTGAGATTGATATTATTCTTACTGATATGAAAATGCCAAAAATTACTGGTCGAGATATTTTGTTGTTTGTAAAAAAGAACTTTTCTCATATTCCTGTTTTGGTAATGACGGCGTTTGGCAGTATTGAGAGTGCTGTTGAACTTATGAAAGAGGGAGCTTTTGATTATATTACCAAACCTTTTTCAAATGATGAATTAATGGTTTCCGTGAAAAATGCTGTCGCTTTATCTACGGCACAACGTCGCTATCAACTTTTACATGATAATCTTGAAGAGCGTTATTCTCTTCATCATATTATTGGTAAAAGTCGGGCTATGCAAAACGTTATGGACTTAGTTTCAAGGGCGGCGCCGAGTCGCTCCACTGTTTTAATCACAGGTGAATCAGGAACCGGAAAAGAGCTAGTTGCCAGAGCGATTCATTTTGCCTCTTCTCGCAAAGATGGTCCTTTTATTGCTGTAAACTGTATGGCATTAAACAGCGGAGTTTTGGAAAGTGAACTTTTTGGACACGAAAAGGGTTCTTTTACCGGAGCGGTTGCCTTAAGACGTGGTCGTTTTGAGCTTGGACACGGTGGAACTTTGTTTTTAGATGAAATAGGCGAGCTTTCGCTTGAACTTCAGGTTAAACTATTAAGAGTTTTACAAGAACGCAAATTTGAACGTGTTGGCGGAACCGAAGAAATAGAAGTGGATATTCGTATTGTTGCGGCGACTAACCTTGATTTATTAAAAGAAGTAGAAAACGGAACTTTTAGAGAAGATTTATATTATCGCTTAAACGTTGTACAAATTCACCTTCCGCCTTTAAGAGAAAGAAGAGAAGATATTCCTTTATTGGTAAAATATTTTATTGATAAATATAGTCAGGAAAATGTGTCTTTGGTTAAAACTTTTACTGCTGCGGCTTTAGACGCCTTAACCGCTTACGATTGGCCGGGAAATATTAGACAACTTGAAAATGTAATTGAGCGTTGTTTGGTTATGGCGAGTTCTGAAGTTGTTGATGTGAGTGATCTTCCCTCAGAATTATCAGACGAAGAAGCCAAGTTGAAAAATGTTATTGACCTTTTACCTGTTGAACTTGATCTGGCGGCGACTTTAGATTTATTAGAGGCGGCCTTGATACGTCGAGCTTTAGTTCGGGCTGATTTTGTTCAGGCAAGAGCGGCCGAGATTCTTGGAACTTCTCGCAGTAACTTTCAGCATAAACTGAAAAAATATGGTATTACCGGTCATTAA
- a CDS encoding enoyl-ACP reductase FabI yields the protein MLLKDKKAVIFGVANNKSIAYGIAKAFKDNGASIALSYPNDAIKKRVEPIAKELGADLIFPCDVSQDSEITNSAEIVKKHWGNIDVLVHAVAFANREDLQGRFIDTNRAGYATALDISSYSLVALCKAFEEIMNPGSSVMTLSYYGAQKIITHYNVMGVAKAALEACVGYLSYDLGEKDIRINAISAGPIRTLAASGIGGIALILNHMEKFTPLKRNVTIEDVGNTAVYLASDLSKSVTGEVLFVDAGYHRSGIQIEKKDEE from the coding sequence ATGCTACTAAAAGACAAAAAAGCCGTTATTTTTGGCGTGGCAAACAACAAAAGCATAGCCTACGGTATCGCTAAAGCTTTTAAAGATAACGGAGCCTCAATCGCTTTATCTTATCCTAATGACGCTATCAAAAAAAGAGTTGAACCAATCGCCAAAGAATTGGGAGCTGATCTTATTTTTCCTTGTGATGTTAGCCAAGATAGCGAAATTACAAACAGTGCGGAAATTGTAAAAAAACACTGGGGAAATATTGATGTTTTAGTTCATGCTGTTGCTTTTGCCAACAGAGAAGACCTTCAAGGGCGTTTTATCGATACAAATAGAGCAGGTTACGCCACAGCTCTTGATATTTCGTCTTATTCTTTGGTTGCTCTTTGTAAAGCGTTTGAAGAGATTATGAACCCCGGAAGTTCCGTTATGACTTTATCTTATTATGGAGCTCAAAAAATTATTACTCATTATAATGTAATGGGTGTTGCAAAAGCCGCTTTAGAGGCTTGTGTTGGCTATCTATCTTATGATTTAGGTGAAAAAGATATTAGAATTAACGCTATTAGTGCCGGTCCAATCAGAACCTTAGCCGCCTCAGGCATTGGCGGAATAGCTCTTATTCTTAATCATATGGAAAAGTTTACTCCGCTAAAACGTAACGTAACTATCGAAGATGTTGGTAATACTGCCGTTTATTTGGCAAGTGATTTATCAAAATCAGTAACAGGCGAAGTTTTATTTGTTGATGCCGGTTATCATCGCTCAGGCATTCAAATAGAAAAGAAAGACGAAGAATAA
- a CDS encoding NUDIX domain-containing protein has protein sequence MNNKIFCPKCNSVLQEYKNPALTVDIIVYTLDQKILLIERINPPHGLAIPGGFVDYGETTEHAALRELKEETGIDINNNNTKQHINKNLTLFGVYSDPKRDPRQHTVSIVYYIKLNKELKIIAADDAKTATFFSVKDLPQNLAFDHKKILFDFINFIN, from the coding sequence ATGAACAATAAAATTTTTTGTCCTAAATGTAACAGCGTTTTGCAAGAATATAAAAATCCGGCATTAACCGTTGATATTATCGTATATACCCTTGATCAAAAAATATTATTGATAGAAAGAATAAACCCTCCACACGGCTTGGCTATTCCCGGTGGTTTCGTCGATTATGGCGAAACAACGGAACACGCCGCACTTAGGGAACTTAAAGAAGAAACGGGCATTGATATAAATAACAATAATACAAAACAACACATAAATAAAAATCTAACTCTTTTCGGAGTCTATTCCGACCCCAAAAGAGACCCAAGACAACATACAGTCAGTATTGTGTATTATATAAAACTAAATAAAGAACTAAAAATCATAGCCGCAGATGATGCCAAAACAGCCACGTTTTTCAGCGTAAAAGACCTGCCTCAAAACTTGGCTTTTGATCATAAAAAAATCCTCTTTGACTTTATTAACTTTATAAACTAA
- the glgB gene encoding 1,4-alpha-glucan branching protein GlgB — translation MIKANSTRPVYFEPFDLYLFGEGKHWDLYKLLGAHPCEQDGLKGYRFAVWAPNARAVHLTGEFNNWNHAELPLYPVGSSGIWAAFLPNIKKSQLYKFSITDQAGNVNYKADPYALFAELRPGVSGITWDLDNYKWNDQNWLNQREKNGIQLNKPISIYEVHAGSWRRPKQGLHPFLSFKELAHSLIPYVKDLGFTHIEFLPLAEHPLDQSWGYQTGHYFAPSSRFGTPEDLKEFIDLCHQNELGVLLDWVPAHFPKDSWGLGRFDGTALYEHLDPKKGEHPDWGTYIFNYGRNEVKNFLLSNALYWLKEFHIDGLRIDAVASMLYLDYSRKENEWIPNKYGGRENLEAIDFIRELNTAIHQEHPGAVTMAEESTDWAGVSRPTYTGGLGFTYKWNMGWMHDSLKYMQLDPIYRSHNHNSLTFSMLYAFSENFLLPLSHDEVVHGKGALLSKMPGDIWQKQANLRLLYAYMWAHPGKKLLFMGSELGQWNEWNSEGELDWVLFDFKSHRGFHTLIKDLNAVLRSEPAMYQHDYDWSGFSWMDFSDHNNSIYSFSRNTNNAKPLLWVFNFTPIVRYNYHVNCPHGGRWQEIFNSDHERYDGSNVTNPNPINAFDYYAGHRIALTLPPLGAVCLVPID, via the coding sequence ATGATTAAAGCAAATTCCACAAGACCGGTATATTTTGAACCTTTTGATCTTTACCTTTTTGGAGAAGGCAAACATTGGGATTTGTATAAATTATTAGGAGCTCACCCCTGTGAACAAGATGGGCTCAAAGGTTATCGTTTTGCGGTCTGGGCTCCAAATGCCAGAGCAGTTCATCTTACAGGCGAGTTTAATAACTGGAATCATGCGGAATTACCCTTATATCCTGTGGGTTCTTCCGGTATCTGGGCAGCTTTTTTACCAAACATCAAAAAAAGCCAGCTTTATAAATTTTCAATAACAGACCAAGCAGGAAACGTTAATTATAAAGCCGACCCTTATGCCCTCTTCGCCGAATTACGCCCCGGAGTATCAGGCATCACTTGGGATTTAGATAACTATAAATGGAACGATCAAAACTGGCTAAACCAGCGTGAAAAAAATGGCATTCAATTAAACAAGCCCATTTCTATTTATGAAGTCCACGCCGGTTCTTGGCGACGCCCAAAACAAGGTTTACACCCTTTTTTATCGTTTAAAGAATTAGCTCACAGCCTTATTCCTTATGTAAAAGATTTAGGATTTACACATATTGAATTTTTACCACTGGCAGAACACCCTCTTGACCAATCGTGGGGCTATCAAACAGGGCATTATTTTGCCCCCTCTTCTCGCTTTGGAACACCCGAAGACTTAAAAGAATTTATCGACCTTTGTCATCAAAACGAATTAGGTGTATTGTTAGACTGGGTTCCTGCTCACTTTCCTAAAGATTCTTGGGGGCTTGGGCGTTTTGACGGAACAGCCCTTTATGAACATTTAGACCCTAAAAAAGGTGAACACCCCGACTGGGGAACTTATATCTTTAACTATGGGCGAAATGAAGTTAAAAACTTTCTTTTGTCTAACGCTCTTTATTGGTTAAAAGAATTTCATATTGACGGCCTGCGCATTGATGCGGTCGCTTCTATGCTTTATCTTGATTATTCACGCAAAGAAAATGAATGGATTCCCAACAAATATGGTGGGCGTGAAAACCTAGAGGCTATTGATTTCATCAGAGAATTAAATACAGCCATACACCAAGAACACCCCGGGGCCGTTACAATGGCAGAAGAGTCGACAGACTGGGCGGGGGTTTCCAGGCCAACCTACACAGGCGGTTTAGGTTTTACCTATAAATGGAATATGGGGTGGATGCATGATAGTTTAAAATACATGCAACTAGACCCTATTTATCGCTCACATAATCATAATTCATTAACTTTTTCTATGCTTTATGCCTTTAGTGAAAACTTTTTGCTTCCACTTTCGCATGATGAAGTGGTGCATGGTAAAGGGGCTTTATTATCAAAAATGCCCGGTGATATTTGGCAAAAACAAGCTAATTTACGCCTGCTTTATGCCTATATGTGGGCTCACCCGGGGAAAAAACTTTTATTTATGGGGTCGGAACTGGGGCAATGGAACGAATGGAACTCAGAAGGTGAACTAGATTGGGTTTTATTTGATTTTAAAAGCCATAGAGGGTTTCATACCCTTATAAAAGATTTAAACGCCGTATTGCGTTCAGAACCCGCAATGTATCAACACGATTATGATTGGAGTGGCTTTAGTTGGATGGATTTTTCTGATCATAACAATTCTATTTATAGTTTTTCTCGTAACACAAATAACGCAAAACCTTTGCTTTGGGTCTTTAACTTTACTCCGATTGTGCGTTATAATTATCATGTTAACTGCCCCCACGGCGGCAGGTGGCAAGAAATTTTCAACTCCGACCATGAACGTTATGACGGCAGTAATGTAACGAACCCCAACCCAATTAACGCCTTTGATTATTATGCAGGGCACAGAATAGCACTCACCCTTCCGCCTTTGGGTGCGGTATGTTTAGTGCCTATAGATTAA
- the glgA gene encoding glycogen synthase GlgA → MQNRVIFTTSEIYPFSKSGGLGDVLGALPLALHKLGVPVAVFTPLYGRLRTPNYQLRLILSDCHVGYPWDPITCDVYLADYHGLPIYFIARSEYYDRRHYYNDPVKGDYFDNAERFIFFSRAVLEVIKRLGSAPAIIHAHDWQSALIPAYLNFWRQTDPFWQETKSILTIHNLAFQGRFASRLFFTSGLPMEAWGPHGVEFYGDFNFLKAGIAYADSITTVSPSYAREILTEQFGCGLDGILRQRERNLYGILNGADYNIWNPNQDNFIPCSYDSENLKGKENCKKLLIKDLGMSPKFENRPILGFIGRLRGQKGIDLLLDIIPELMKLDVGIVILGEGNLKYEADAANLMETYPGKVVAILNYTEELAHRIHAASDIFLMPSRYEPCGLTQMYALKFGTPPVATARGGLRDTIIPFPAHNSTGFTFLESDAQQFLTAIKQAVDLYSNDQTSWEAIKQRAMAQAFTWNKSCMEYINIYRKLGQQLPENIGNNTND, encoded by the coding sequence ATGCAAAATAGAGTCATTTTTACTACATCAGAGATATATCCTTTTTCTAAATCAGGCGGTCTTGGCGATGTTCTCGGTGCGTTGCCTCTTGCCTTACATAAACTTGGTGTTCCTGTTGCAGTATTTACTCCGCTTTATGGTCGCCTGCGAACCCCAAACTATCAACTAAGGCTTATTCTTTCTGATTGTCATGTGGGCTACCCCTGGGATCCGATTACCTGCGACGTATATCTTGCCGATTATCATGGTTTGCCGATCTATTTTATTGCACGTAGTGAATATTATGATCGGCGTCATTATTATAATGACCCGGTGAAAGGCGATTATTTTGATAACGCAGAAAGATTTATCTTTTTTTCAAGAGCCGTACTTGAAGTTATTAAACGTCTTGGTTCTGCTCCTGCCATTATTCATGCTCATGATTGGCAAAGTGCGTTAATTCCGGCTTATTTAAACTTTTGGCGACAAACAGACCCCTTTTGGCAAGAGACTAAAAGCATACTGACTATCCATAATTTAGCCTTTCAAGGCCGTTTCGCTTCAAGATTATTTTTTACAAGCGGCCTTCCTATGGAAGCATGGGGGCCGCACGGAGTTGAGTTTTATGGTGATTTCAATTTCCTTAAAGCGGGAATCGCTTATGCCGACAGCATTACAACCGTAAGCCCAAGTTACGCACGCGAGATTTTAACCGAACAGTTTGGTTGTGGATTAGACGGTATTTTGCGTCAAAGAGAACGTAATTTATACGGTATCTTAAATGGTGCAGACTATAATATTTGGAACCCTAATCAAGATAATTTTATACCTTGCAGTTATGACAGCGAAAACCTTAAAGGAAAAGAAAACTGTAAAAAATTATTGATTAAAGATCTAGGCATGTCTCCTAAATTTGAAAATCGCCCTATTCTTGGTTTTATCGGGCGTTTAAGAGGTCAAAAAGGCATTGACTTATTACTTGATATTATACCTGAATTAATGAAACTAGACGTAGGAATAGTTATTTTAGGCGAAGGTAACTTAAAATATGAAGCTGATGCCGCCAACTTGATGGAAACTTACCCCGGAAAAGTGGTTGCTATACTAAATTATACCGAAGAGTTAGCTCACCGCATTCACGCAGCCTCGGATATTTTTTTAATGCCTTCTCGTTATGAACCTTGTGGTTTAACGCAAATGTATGCTTTAAAATTCGGTACTCCACCTGTTGCTACGGCGAGGGGCGGTTTAAGAGATACAATAATACCATTTCCGGCACATAACTCCACCGGTTTTACATTTTTAGAAAGCGACGCTCAACAATTTTTAACCGCCATCAAACAAGCCGTAGATTTATATTCCAACGATCAAACAAGCTGGGAGGCAATCAAACAACGGGCAATGGCTCAAGCTTTTACTTGGAATAAGTCTTGTATGGAATATATCAATATCTACCGAAAACTCGGACAACAACTTCCTGAAAACATAGGCAATAACACAAATGATTAA